The Maridesulfovibrio zosterae DSM 11974 genome contains a region encoding:
- a CDS encoding electron transport complex protein RnfA codes for MKEYFLLFISAIFVNNIVLAQYLGNCPFIGTSKKISVALGMGGAVVFVATMAASITWAVQEYLLAPLGLEYLQTLTFILVIAALVQFVEMFLKKVVPPLYKALGIFLPLITTNCAVMGIAIICQREEFTFVKTVAFSFASGLGFMLALVVLSAIRERIEVSRTPNAMKGTPIALIMAGLMSLTFFVFKGMI; via the coding sequence ATGAAAGAATATTTTCTCCTTTTCATCTCTGCAATATTCGTAAACAACATCGTTCTTGCTCAATATCTTGGAAACTGTCCTTTCATCGGAACTTCCAAAAAAATATCAGTGGCTCTTGGAATGGGAGGAGCTGTCGTATTTGTAGCTACAATGGCCGCTTCAATAACTTGGGCTGTTCAAGAATATCTGCTTGCACCTCTGGGACTTGAATACCTTCAAACACTCACTTTTATTCTGGTTATTGCTGCATTGGTACAATTCGTGGAAATGTTTCTTAAGAAAGTAGTCCCTCCTCTTTATAAAGCTCTGGGGATTTTCCTGCCGCTCATCACTACCAACTGTGCAGTTATGGGGATTGCTATTATCTGCCAGCGTGAAGAATTTACTTTTGTTAAAACGGTTGCCTTTTCTTTTGCCTCCGGACTCGGTTTCATGCTCGCTCTTGTTGTACTTTCCGCTATACGCGAGCGCATAGAAGTTTCAAGAACACCTAATGCGATGAAAGGAACCCCGATAGCTCTCATCATGGCAGGCTTGATGTCACTTACTTTTTTTGTTTTCAAGGGAATGATTTAA